Proteins encoded by one window of Alkalinema sp. FACHB-956:
- a CDS encoding TIGR03943 family protein: MSRPAPKKLIFPPKILPWLDIVAITAWGILFLVYWGTGKLALLIHPNYSLLTVITGVVLLLVAFYKAWLLLQRSRNALPVVQHINLLPPGWSSLLLLTVAILGLIIPPRAFASQTALQRGVNDSITLTRVKPQSFQTAKNPENKTLIEWIRELQVRPEPDLYTGQKAKLQGFVVHPPNLPQEYFLLTRFVITCCAADVYPVSLPVKVKTGDRNLYKPDSWLEVQGQMITETLDNKRQVVIQETTSQSIPEPKNPYDS; encoded by the coding sequence ATGTCTCGCCCTGCTCCTAAGAAACTCATATTTCCGCCCAAAATTCTGCCGTGGTTAGATATTGTTGCCATTACTGCTTGGGGAATTTTGTTTCTGGTCTACTGGGGCACAGGCAAATTGGCCTTGTTGATTCATCCCAACTATTCGCTGCTTACTGTAATTACTGGGGTTGTGTTGCTCCTGGTGGCGTTTTACAAAGCTTGGTTATTACTCCAACGATCGCGCAACGCTTTGCCAGTGGTGCAACATATCAATTTGCTCCCACCGGGATGGAGTAGTTTGTTGTTACTCACCGTTGCGATTCTCGGGTTGATTATTCCTCCCCGCGCCTTCGCCAGTCAGACCGCACTGCAACGGGGGGTCAACGATAGTATTACCCTGACTCGGGTCAAACCCCAAAGTTTTCAGACTGCTAAAAATCCGGAAAATAAAACATTAATTGAATGGATCCGAGAGTTGCAAGTTCGCCCTGAACCCGATCTCTACACGGGTCAAAAGGCTAAACTGCAAGGATTTGTGGTACATCCCCCCAACTTACCCCAGGAATATTTTCTTCTGACGCGCTTCGTCATCACGTGCTGTGCAGCAGATGTGTATCCCGTCAGCTTGCCGGTAAAGGTCAAAACGGGCGATCGGAATCTCTATAAACCGGATAGCTGGCTGGAAGTTCAAGGTCAAATGATCACTGAAACCCTAGACAATAAACGACAGGTTGTGATTCAAGAAACGACCAGCCAATCGATTCCTGAGCCTAAAAATCCCTATGATTCTTAG
- the glgP gene encoding alpha-glucan family phosphorylase, with product MVNHPSPAAQLSLRLPTSLKRLADLAYNYWWCWHHEAVSLFVMIDPVEWGRCSHNPIILLQQVSPDRLTQLTCDPQYMKRFAQVLAQFDQYMTGQDTWVNQSLSGVSDKLSSQHPIAYFCAEFGIHESLPVYSGGLGILAGDHLKSASDLGIPMVGIGLLYRQGYFRQRLNREGWQEDYYVDAPFERMALSPVTNSAGQPLTIAVQVRTRQVQAQIWQVQVGRTRLFLLDTDIDGNDPIDRWLTGHLYGGNQETRIAQEILLGIGGVRALEALGIEPAIYHLNEGHAAFCLLEVCRQTMQKTGQAFYDVEKSVRERCVFTTHTPVPAGHDVFSADLIDSFFANYWEALKLTREQFLSLGARRLGDPWEPFGMTVLALRLCRNANGVSRLHGEVSRKMWNVMYPDRSEDNVPIGYITNGVHMSSWIAPLFADLFDGYLGPNWQDHMHDPKLWEQVDQIPDQEIWQRHQILKARLVAHTRSKVRAAREGRGEDWSLVNATNHLLDPSILTIGFARRFSPYKRGDLLLRDTEKALEIFSSTDRPIQIIFSGKAHPADEEGKRIIQRLMEWCRQSDLRDRVAFIEDYDMYTARKLVHGVDVWLNNPRRPLEASGTSGQKVCVNGGLNCSVLDGWWCEGYQADAQGRGLNGWAIGEDAHTSDQALQDKIDSEALYYLLQQEILPLYYDQDANGVPHNWVKMMKASIKTNCPAFNTHRMLIDYVNQMYVPHSLAKVELSLAKV from the coding sequence ATGGTAAATCACCCTTCCCCAGCGGCCCAACTGAGCCTCCGCTTACCAACATCGCTGAAACGATTAGCTGATCTAGCCTATAACTATTGGTGGTGTTGGCATCATGAAGCGGTTTCGTTATTTGTGATGATTGATCCCGTTGAGTGGGGGCGCTGTAGTCATAACCCCATCATTTTGCTACAGCAAGTTTCTCCCGATCGCCTCACACAACTGACTTGTGATCCCCAGTACATGAAACGGTTCGCCCAAGTACTGGCTCAGTTTGATCAGTACATGACAGGACAAGACACCTGGGTGAATCAGTCACTTTCGGGGGTCTCAGATAAGCTGTCCAGTCAACATCCGATCGCCTATTTCTGTGCAGAGTTTGGCATTCATGAATCGCTGCCGGTGTATTCTGGCGGTCTAGGAATTTTGGCGGGCGATCATCTCAAGTCTGCGTCCGATCTAGGGATTCCCATGGTGGGGATCGGCCTACTCTACCGCCAGGGTTACTTCCGTCAGCGGTTAAATCGAGAAGGTTGGCAGGAAGATTATTACGTGGACGCGCCCTTTGAGCGCATGGCCTTAAGTCCAGTCACGAATTCCGCAGGTCAGCCTCTCACGATCGCCGTTCAAGTCCGCACCCGACAGGTGCAAGCTCAAATTTGGCAAGTTCAAGTTGGTCGCACAAGGCTCTTTCTGTTAGATACCGATATTGACGGCAATGATCCCATCGATCGCTGGCTAACTGGGCACCTCTACGGCGGGAACCAGGAAACGCGGATTGCCCAGGAGATTCTGCTGGGAATCGGTGGTGTACGGGCGTTGGAAGCCTTGGGCATTGAACCCGCGATTTACCACCTCAATGAAGGCCATGCAGCTTTCTGCTTGCTGGAAGTCTGTCGGCAAACCATGCAGAAAACGGGGCAAGCCTTCTATGATGTCGAAAAATCGGTGCGGGAGCGCTGTGTCTTTACCACCCATACCCCTGTGCCAGCGGGGCATGATGTCTTTTCCGCCGACTTGATTGATTCTTTCTTTGCGAACTATTGGGAAGCATTGAAGCTGACGCGGGAGCAGTTTCTCTCCTTGGGAGCACGCCGCCTAGGGGATCCTTGGGAACCGTTTGGAATGACGGTATTGGCTCTGCGGTTATGTCGTAATGCTAATGGGGTGAGTCGTCTCCATGGAGAAGTCTCCCGCAAGATGTGGAATGTCATGTACCCCGATCGCAGTGAAGACAATGTGCCGATCGGCTACATCACCAATGGGGTCCATATGTCTAGTTGGATTGCACCATTGTTTGCCGATTTGTTTGATGGCTATTTGGGACCCAACTGGCAGGATCACATGCACGATCCCAAGCTTTGGGAGCAGGTTGATCAAATTCCGGATCAAGAAATTTGGCAACGACACCAAATCCTCAAAGCCCGTCTCGTGGCCCATACCCGATCGAAGGTACGGGCGGCCCGGGAAGGACGGGGGGAAGATTGGAGTTTAGTCAATGCCACCAATCACCTCTTGGATCCAAGTATCTTAACGATCGGCTTTGCCCGTCGGTTCAGTCCCTACAAACGGGGGGATTTACTGCTGCGGGATACCGAAAAGGCATTGGAGATCTTCAGCAGCACCGATCGACCCATTCAAATCATCTTCTCCGGCAAAGCGCACCCCGCAGACGAAGAAGGGAAACGCATCATCCAACGGCTGATGGAGTGGTGCCGCCAGTCCGATCTGCGCGATCGGGTTGCCTTCATCGAAGATTACGACATGTACACGGCCCGCAAGCTGGTGCATGGTGTTGATGTCTGGCTGAATAATCCGCGCCGTCCCTTAGAAGCTTCGGGTACCAGCGGCCAAAAGGTCTGCGTGAACGGAGGATTGAATTGCAGTGTGTTGGATGGTTGGTGGTGCGAAGGCTACCAAGCCGATGCCCAAGGCCGAGGACTGAATGGTTGGGCGATCGGGGAAGATGCCCACACCAGCGACCAAGCGCTCCAGGACAAGATCGATTCAGAAGCACTCTATTATTTGCTACAGCAGGAAATTCTACCGCTTTACTACGACCAGGATGCAAATGGCGTTCCGCATAACTGGGTCAAGATGATGAAAGCTTCGATCAAGACCAACTGTCCGGCATTCAATACCCATCGGATGCTGATCGATTATGTCAATCAGATGTACGTTCCCCATAGTCTTGCCAAGGTGGAACTGAGTTTGGCGAAAGTCTAA